aacagctgCCATTTACTGAGCGCCTCCTAGATGCCAATCCTTAGCTAAGTGACCCACTGTGcgcccattttattgatgaggagaCCGAGGTTCCGAATGTGCGAACTCACGatggtctgactccaaagtccatatactttgtcactgttttttcctccttaaacCTCCATGACTTTTTCCTCCCCAGCTCCTGCTTCCCTTTCCCTTGGCCTTTTCTTCAGTCTTCCCCACCTCTCATCTCACTTGCTTCTCCCGGCCCTCCAGgactcatttctatttcattttccaGCTGATCCTTCTCAGGAGAGTTGAAAACAGCATCTTGCCGAGATGGGAGATTTCTTGTTGGTTCTGAGCCTCCAGATCCACAACCTCATGGGAAGGTGGATGGGAAGGGGGAGCCCGAGGGGGGGTGCAGAGCAGTGTCTCCAGCCTCAGTGCCCTGGGCACAGCATGGCTGCAGCTCTGAACAAAGGATGCTGAGGTCTTGGTTCTGTGGCTCTTTGGAGGACactggcccgtgagccacgggACTGGGTGTCAGGAGCCAGGGTTATGGTCCTGTCACTCCAAATGGCTTAGGACGCTTGCACATAGAATGACTCCAATCGTTCAGCCCAATTTCTCTGCCACCTGTGTGGTGCTGCTTCCCTCACATGACCGTCACAAAGCCCTTGTGTCTGGAAGGAGACCATCCTTCCTTGTTGGAATCCTGGCTTCAGACGCTCAGTCCTCTTTATGCCTCTAAGTGGGCCAGCCTCAGACGTGGCCCCATGGCGAGGGCTCCAAGCACATTTGCAAGATGGCTGGATTCGAGGGACCAACCTTACCCTAGGTATCCTACCTTCCTCCTGGGTGTCAGGTGGGCACTCTGGGGACATCTCATGGAGACACAGCCCCTCTGGCCTGGCCCCAAGTCCTCCGAGTCTCCCCcatcctgcccctgccctggcccagaCACCCGCCTCTTCCAGGATGCTCACAGCAGCCTCCGTGTAGGTCTTCCTGCCTCCGCTCTGGGCCCTCCTAACTCGCCTCCCCAGATGGCCAGGCTGACATCTAAATAAGGGCCCTACACAGTAAAGGGAGCTCGGATGAGAGTCCCCCTGCAATCTCATACCAGGACCTCCAGAGCCGCTCCACAGGGCCTGCGGCCTCTGCTGCAATTCACTGGCTCACCAGGTGCCCTCAGGGTAGCTGCTCCCCAACTGCGGTCTCCTCACTCCTGCCCTGTCCATGCCTTTATCCCACCATGTCCACTCTCGTCAGGATCGTCCCAGCTCCCTCGCCAAGTGAAAGACTGATCTTTCCATTTTGTTCCCGAGTGTGAACGAGCCCCATGCCCTTCCCAGGGCCCCAGGCTTAGATCAGAGCTGAAGAAGACACGTGGGGACACGTGGGGAGTAGGGGGCGTCAGGAAGGGAGGTTGTCTGTGACGTGCTGACGTTAAAACCAGTTTCCTCCTCAACAGTGTCCAAACTGGGCAAGCCTTGctgggtgaaaaactgaaaacatacagCTGAGTCTGAAAGAAATGAACGGTGGTCCAAACGTGCTCGTGTTTACACGAGTCTCCCTCCTGTCTCACCTGCATGGACTTCTGACTAACAACGCGTCTTTTATTTTAACTCCTggtgatgttttttgtttttgtttttgtttttgtttttgcggtatgcgggcctctcattgttgtggcctctcccgctgcggagcacaggctccggacgcgcaggctcagcggccatggctcacgggcccagccgctccgcggcatgtgggatcttcccggaccggggcacgaacccgcgtcccctgcatcggcaggcggactctcaaccactgcgccaccagggaagcccccccagtgATGTTTTGAGGTAGAATAAGCTCAGTGTTTTCCTTCTGCTCAGACTGCTGTCTTTTTGTATCCACTGTTTGCTGAGGCAGACTCCCTTCTCTGATGGAGCCCTGGGCTCTAGGTAGGTAATTCTGTGGGTGAGCACAAGCCATACGCTCGGACGTGTCCGCAATTCACTTCGCCTGATTTAAGGACGGATGAGGATCTACTTACAGATGAAGACTAGGCAGGCGAGCGTGGTTGTTTTGTATGTAAGCAAGaccaaaatgaagatgataagCAGAAAACTGTGGAATTTTGTGCTCTGTGGAAAGCACCCTAATTGGTTCAGGATGAAGGTttggtttccttttccttctccctccagaCCCAGCTACTTGGGGATGCTGCCGTGCGTGGGCCAGCCTGCTTCCTGACTTGGTAACAGGGCACCCCTGTGACCTTCATAATCAAGTGACAGGGACTCTATTTCATGTACTTAAGAGGAGAAactttccttcattcctgaaagGATTTACTTTAGGAAACGCGATATGATCTGATAAGATTCttgaaaactcttttaaaaaatattgatcatCAGTTTCTTGGTGACACCTGGGAGAAATTTTGATATGAATGGTGAAATTTTGACGATATCTCATGAATTGAgcgaaaataaaaccaaactgattcatcttttaaaaataaataaatagataaataataaagtaaggGCCCTTGTGTTCAGCACCacactcctgggtcctcaccaccctCTATCTACCTGAATTCCTCTTCAGGGTCCTCCGCTTCGATGTTCCTTAAACAGATCATTGGCTTGCAGCGGGAACAGCAGGTGTTATCAAGCTCCTAATCTTTCTAGAGTGGTTCAGATGCCCCTTCCAGGTAGCCTTCCCAGACTTCCCCACTGGAGAAGGAAGCTTCCCTGTGCTGGGCTCCCACAGCACTCAGTGCATATAGTCATCCATCCTGGCACAGGTGCTGGGAATGATAGCAAAGGCCCTTCCAACCAAGGATCAACTCAGGGCAGTGGTCGGCCGCGGCTCAACTGAGGCGGGCACAacatgaatgaacgaatgaacaaaCGAACAAGCAAATGACAACCTGACTGTACCACAACAGACGCTTTATTGATGCAACTGAGGGAAAGAGCTGAGATACGAAGGGTGAGCCGGAGGCTGAGGATGGGCCCGCAGAGTCCCCAAGGTCCTAACCCAATGCTAGgacccttcctcttccttcttcctttcctcctcgtGCTGCATATGCAGTGGTCCGCACAGATCCTGGTGGGAGAAGACAACACATGAtcgggggagggtgggggggtcttctgggggaagagggaagtAAGCTCTGGACTGTAGTTCCAGCCCAAGCAGGGCttcagctgggtgaccctgggcaagtcattctctctctctgagtctcagcttacTCACCTCTGAAATGGAGGCTCAAACCCTTAACACCTGGCATGTCTGAGCACTTATGACTTGCCATGCCCTTCTGTTGATCTCCTGGATTCCtcacaccatttttttttcttttatttttttgcggtatgcgggcctctcactgttgtggcctctcccgttgcggagcacaggctccagacgcgcaggctcagtggccatggctcacgggcctagccgctctgcgacatgtgggatcctcctggaccggggcacgaacccgtgtcccctgcatcggcaggcggactctcaaccactgtgccaccagggaagccccctcacacCATTTTGAAGATGACGGGAGTGAGGCTCATGGTGACCTGCGGCCTGTCCGAGGTCCCCCGGCCAGTGGACGGGGGCAGCAGGCTGCTGGCCACGGGACCAACTCCAGTGTCTGTGTTCATACGCCTTTTCCCGGGGTTCCCGAAAGCAGGGGATGATTTGTGCCACCGGTGGTCACGGGAAATGACCTCTGGTGGCACAAATCTGTCTAGATGGAGacgtttttattttaataatcatgaAAGTATTTCACATGTATCCACAAACGTGTAACCAGTTTTTGGTTTTCGTAACCAGTTTAAATCAGCTCTGTGATTTCAGATATGATTACACAGGACGAGACCATGTAAAGCCTTGCATTTAACACAGGTTTAAAAGAAAGTATTAAGAAGATTATACAGATAATGCTCAGTTCCAGCAAAAATTGGGACGGTGGCCCTGGACTTGCAGTTTGGGTGACACCTAAAACCACAAGACTGATTCCCCATCACACGGACATTAGAAGCCTGGGGGTGTGGCAGGCAGCTGTAAGTGATCATTCCCCGTGTGCGTGTCTCTTTCCCAAGTTCACCACACCTTGGCTATGCTCTTCCCCTCCTGTTAGCCTTTACAATCCTCCCCACCTGCTCCAGGCGTCCTCCCTGATTCCCAGTGACTTTTCCCTCCTGGGCACTCATCCATCACCCGGGGGCCCTGCAGTGAGGCAGGTGCTTAAACAGGATATCCTGCCTCGCTGTGCAGCTTTGACTGAcagcttccctctctgggcctctgaggCTGCCCAAGGTGGGACCACCCTCAGGGGGGCCACTGCCCGGTCCTCCTTGCACTTACCTTTTTCTCATCGCTGTATGTGATTTCTGACTCGTGAATGCCTATGCACTTGATGGTATCAAGGAACTCTTTCTTCTGCTCCTGGGTCACCTCTGGCTTGTCGGCTACAGGACGGAGCAAGGGGGCCGGGTGAGGATGATGGGGGACCTAAGtgggaggccagggagggctGGGGTGCTGGGGGTCCCGCCCGAGTAGTGGTGGTCCTGGGGTGAGGCTTGGGTGGAGTGGGAGTTTGAGGTGTTTACCATAGAAGGACATGCCCACGTTCTTCTTGCCGTTCCAGGAGGCAGAAAGAATGAAGGTCTTGGGGTGCTTGGTGAGCAGCAGGTCAGCAAAGTGTTCTTTACCCGACTCTGGAGGAGAGAGCCTCTGATGAGACCACGGGGGCGGCACAACAGTTCCTGTCTCACGGGGGAGGAACCTGGGtgtgcccagggccacacagccaaCCAGTGAAGACCAGGGGTTGTCTTAGGCCACTGGTCACTCgctcctcctgtgtgccaggctctgcactGAGCACTCTCTATCTGTGGAATCATAGGAGCCTCACATGGACCATGGCTGTCAGAGcctttctccccattttacagatgaggaaatcaagccCAGACAGGAGCCTTGGGGCTGCAAAGTGGTGTCCGTTCAATTCCGTCAGCATTTGTGTGCTCCTACTAGGAGCCCTCTCTGCAGTGATGGTGGGGAAATGGGCGAAGTCACTGCCTGCCCAATGCAGGCTCCCACCCTTAGCTCCCCGAAGATAAGGAGTTTTCCCCGAAGATAAGGAGTAGTAGACAGAGAGGTAGGACTGGAGCCAGTCTGGGGTTTAGATCCTATTTCTAattataagctgtgtgacctcggggaAACTACTTGacgtctctgtttcctcatctggtcACTGTACTGTCCTCCTAGGGTTGTTTGTGAGTATTAAGGGGATTAATCCATATAAAGCACttcaaacagtgcctggcacatagtaagagctcaacAATGTTGGCAGTTATTACTGATTATTTGCTGTGTGCAGGCACTGGGGCCACAGAGATATAAAAGGTGGGCCTGTCCCGTGTTCTCTGTGTTCAAAGCCCCCAGGGCCTTAGTCCAGGCCCCCGTCTTTAGGCTGGACAACCCACCATCTCCCCACTCCACACAGCAGCCCTCCACCTGAGGGCTGGGCCTCACCGTATATAGACAAGGTCCCATTCTTGCGATAGACCGTCACGGAGCTGGAGTTGTAGACGCACTTGTTCCCACTACAGTCAgacaggagaggggagaaaagcaGTAAGATGGTCAAGAAGTGGACGGTCACCCATCTCAGTCATTGAGGGCCAAGAGTCAGGTGGCAGTTGGAGtcaatgcccccccccccccccccccccccgcctagTCCATCAACGGGAAGGCTGAGGCCGGGAGGGAAGATGGACTCGCTCAAGGTTTTTCTGCAGCTGGGAGTGGAAGCCGGAAGCTGAGGCTGAGGGTGAATTGGTGTGTGGGGTCTCACGTGGTCTGGTACTCTCTGAGAATTATCTTGTCCTCCGCGTGCTTGGGCTCAAAGTAAAAGAAAGCTGCCTGGATCGATCTAGCCGACTCGTTGTACTCGGGGTTTCGGAAGGCTGAGCCGATATAAAACCACTTGCCAGAGAGCTGGGGAGAAGCCAGGAACTGGTGATGGAGGCTGGAGCTGAATCCTTGAGAGTCAGCTGGGATGAGAATCAGCAGATCtctctcctcattttacaaacaaggagaCTGGGACCCCAGATGAGGAGTGGACGTGCAAGAGCTCACTTGGAGGACCAGAcatctcccctcaccccaccctcacccctgggCAGCCCCTCCTTGCCCAGTGCAGAATTGTTCCCTGTTGAGGAACCTTGCAAAGAGGCGTCGGAGTTTGGAGGCAAAGAAATGCCTCCAGAGGCTGGTCAGAATTTCACCCCAGGACCCAGGATAGAAAAGGATGGCATCAGGAGGGCAAAGGgaagcccagagatggaagcagCTGCCCATG
This region of Delphinus delphis chromosome 6, mDelDel1.2, whole genome shotgun sequence genomic DNA includes:
- the LOC132427129 gene encoding alpha-1-acid glycoprotein, yielding MVLPWALAVLSLIPLLDAQSPACANLTAVVPITNATLDRLSGKWFYIGSAFRNPEYNESARSIQAAFFYFEPKHAEDKIILREYQTTGNKCVYNSSSVTVYRKNGTLSIYESGKEHFADLLLTKHPKTFILSASWNGKKNVGMSFYADKPEVTQEQKKEFLDTIKCIGIHESEITYSDEKKDLCGPLHMQHEEERKKEEEGS